One part of the Glycine max cultivar Williams 82 chromosome 14, Glycine_max_v4.0, whole genome shotgun sequence genome encodes these proteins:
- the LOC100784274 gene encoding E3 ubiquitin-protein ligase KEG isoform X3, whose translation MNIILSESRMSKEVIATQSPTPFEYEILDSDAEVLRTVRASSNCANPWIEPERLKLRHRIGRGPFGDVWLATHHQSTEDFDEYHEVAAKMLHPIREDHVKIVLEKFNELYFKCQGVASVSWLHGISVLNGRICIIMNLCEGSIGDKMAGLKEGRISLNDVLRYGINLAQGVQELHSKGSFILNLKPFNVLLNDNDQAILGDVGIPSLLLGSSFLSSDMAKRLGTPNYMAPEQWEPENIPVSC comes from the exons atgaatattatACTTTCAGAGTCAAGAATGTCTAAAGAAGTTATTGCTACTCAATCACCTACTCCTTTTGAGTATGAGATCTTGGATAGTGATGCTGAAGTCCTTAGAACTGTTAGAGCCTCATCCAATTGTGCTAATCCATGGATTGAACCTGAAAGGTTGAAACTTAGACATAGAATTGGCCGAGGCCCCTTTGGTGATGTCTGGCTAGCAACTCATCATCAGTCAACTGAAGATTTTGATGAGTACCATGAAGTTGCTGCTAAGATGTTGCATCCAATCAGAGAGGATCATGTGAAGATTGTATTAGAGAAGTTCAATGAATTGTATTTTAAGTGCCAAGGAGTTGCTAGCGTTTCCTGGCTACATGGAATTTCAGTCTTAAATGGGAGG ATATGCATCATTATGAATTTGTGTGAGGGTTCAATTGGTGACAAGATGGCAGGACTCAAAGAAGGAAGGATTTCATTGAATGATGTCTTAAG GTATGGAATCAATCTAGCTCAAGGTGTTCAGGAACTTCACTCTAAAGGCAGCTTCATCCTGAACCTTAAACCTTTTAATGTTCTTCTCAATGATAATGATCAAGCAATTTTGGGAGATGTTGGTATTCCTAGCCTTTTGCTTGGCTCATCATTCCTGAGCTCAGACATGGCTAAGAGGCTTGGAACTCCAAATTACATGGCTCCAGAGCAATGGGAACCAGAG AATATACCAGTCAGTTgttga
- the LOC100784274 gene encoding E3 ubiquitin-protein ligase KEG isoform X2 produces the protein MSKEVIATQSPTPFEYEILDSDAEVLRTVRASSNCANPWIEPERLKLRHRIGRGPFGDVWLATHHQSTEDFDEYHEVAAKMLHPIREDHVKIVLEKFNELYFKCQGVASVSWLHGISVLNGRICIIMNLCEGSIGDKMAGLKEGRISLNDVLRYGINLAQGVQELHSKGSFILNLKPFNVLLNDNDQAILGDVGIPSLLLGSSFLSSDMAKRLGTPNYMAPEQWEPEVRGPISFETDSWGFGCTIVEMLTGNQPWYGCPVRRIYQSVVEKHEKPNIPSGLPSSVENILSGCFEYDLRNRPLMVDILSVFQSVNDSLLASISGFIMLFCLYLLPKYCIKRKFKGVEIIISLGLEFEHVLLLLLLLLLLLFVATGAVLTFVYANKLTCLLHI, from the exons ATGTCTAAAGAAGTTATTGCTACTCAATCACCTACTCCTTTTGAGTATGAGATCTTGGATAGTGATGCTGAAGTCCTTAGAACTGTTAGAGCCTCATCCAATTGTGCTAATCCATGGATTGAACCTGAAAGGTTGAAACTTAGACATAGAATTGGCCGAGGCCCCTTTGGTGATGTCTGGCTAGCAACTCATCATCAGTCAACTGAAGATTTTGATGAGTACCATGAAGTTGCTGCTAAGATGTTGCATCCAATCAGAGAGGATCATGTGAAGATTGTATTAGAGAAGTTCAATGAATTGTATTTTAAGTGCCAAGGAGTTGCTAGCGTTTCCTGGCTACATGGAATTTCAGTCTTAAATGGGAGG ATATGCATCATTATGAATTTGTGTGAGGGTTCAATTGGTGACAAGATGGCAGGACTCAAAGAAGGAAGGATTTCATTGAATGATGTCTTAAG GTATGGAATCAATCTAGCTCAAGGTGTTCAGGAACTTCACTCTAAAGGCAGCTTCATCCTGAACCTTAAACCTTTTAATGTTCTTCTCAATGATAATGATCAAGCAATTTTGGGAGATGTTGGTATTCCTAGCCTTTTGCTTGGCTCATCATTCCTGAGCTCAGACATGGCTAAGAGGCTTGGAACTCCAAATTACATGGCTCCAGAGCAATGGGAACCAGAGGTCAGAGGTCCTATATCCTTTGAAACAGATTCTTGGGGATTTGGGTGCACCATTGTCGAAATGTTGACTGGTAACCAACCTTGGTATGGATGTCCTGTTCGCAGAATATACCAGTCAGTTgttgaaaaacatgaaaaaccaAATATTCCAAGTGGCCTTCCTTCTTCAGTTGAGAATATCCTCAGTGGATGCTTTGAGTATGATTTGAGGAATCGCCCGTTAATGGTAGATATTCTGAGTGTCTTTCAAAg TGTGAATGATAGTCTTCTGGCAAGCATTTCTGGCTTCATCATGTTATTTTGTCTATATTTGCTTCCAAAATATTGTATCAAGAGAAAGTTCAAAGGTGTTGAAATTATAATATCTTTGGGTCTAGAGTTTGAACATgttctactactactactattattattattattattatttgtggcTACTGGTGCAGTTCTTACTTTTGTCTATGCAAATAAATTAACATGTTTGCTCCACATTTGA
- the LOC100784274 gene encoding E3 ubiquitin-protein ligase KEG isoform X4, with protein sequence MSKEVIATQSPTPFEYEILDSDAEVLRTVRASSNCANPWIEPERLKLRHRIGRGPFGDVWLATHHQSTEDFDEYHEVAAKMLHPIREDHVKIVLEKFNELYFKCQGVASVSWLHGISVLNGRICIIMNLCEGSIGDKMAGLKEGRISLNDVLRYGINLAQGVQELHSKGSFILNLKPFNVLLNDNDQAILGDVGIPSLLLGSSFLSSDMAKRLGTPNYMAPEQWEPENIPVSC encoded by the exons ATGTCTAAAGAAGTTATTGCTACTCAATCACCTACTCCTTTTGAGTATGAGATCTTGGATAGTGATGCTGAAGTCCTTAGAACTGTTAGAGCCTCATCCAATTGTGCTAATCCATGGATTGAACCTGAAAGGTTGAAACTTAGACATAGAATTGGCCGAGGCCCCTTTGGTGATGTCTGGCTAGCAACTCATCATCAGTCAACTGAAGATTTTGATGAGTACCATGAAGTTGCTGCTAAGATGTTGCATCCAATCAGAGAGGATCATGTGAAGATTGTATTAGAGAAGTTCAATGAATTGTATTTTAAGTGCCAAGGAGTTGCTAGCGTTTCCTGGCTACATGGAATTTCAGTCTTAAATGGGAGG ATATGCATCATTATGAATTTGTGTGAGGGTTCAATTGGTGACAAGATGGCAGGACTCAAAGAAGGAAGGATTTCATTGAATGATGTCTTAAG GTATGGAATCAATCTAGCTCAAGGTGTTCAGGAACTTCACTCTAAAGGCAGCTTCATCCTGAACCTTAAACCTTTTAATGTTCTTCTCAATGATAATGATCAAGCAATTTTGGGAGATGTTGGTATTCCTAGCCTTTTGCTTGGCTCATCATTCCTGAGCTCAGACATGGCTAAGAGGCTTGGAACTCCAAATTACATGGCTCCAGAGCAATGGGAACCAGAG AATATACCAGTCAGTTgttga
- the LOC100784274 gene encoding E3 ubiquitin-protein ligase KEG isoform X1, translating to MNIILSESRMSKEVIATQSPTPFEYEILDSDAEVLRTVRASSNCANPWIEPERLKLRHRIGRGPFGDVWLATHHQSTEDFDEYHEVAAKMLHPIREDHVKIVLEKFNELYFKCQGVASVSWLHGISVLNGRICIIMNLCEGSIGDKMAGLKEGRISLNDVLRYGINLAQGVQELHSKGSFILNLKPFNVLLNDNDQAILGDVGIPSLLLGSSFLSSDMAKRLGTPNYMAPEQWEPEVRGPISFETDSWGFGCTIVEMLTGNQPWYGCPVRRIYQSVVEKHEKPNIPSGLPSSVENILSGCFEYDLRNRPLMVDILSVFQSVNDSLLASISGFIMLFCLYLLPKYCIKRKFKGVEIIISLGLEFEHVLLLLLLLLLLLFVATGAVLTFVYANKLTCLLHI from the exons atgaatattatACTTTCAGAGTCAAGAATGTCTAAAGAAGTTATTGCTACTCAATCACCTACTCCTTTTGAGTATGAGATCTTGGATAGTGATGCTGAAGTCCTTAGAACTGTTAGAGCCTCATCCAATTGTGCTAATCCATGGATTGAACCTGAAAGGTTGAAACTTAGACATAGAATTGGCCGAGGCCCCTTTGGTGATGTCTGGCTAGCAACTCATCATCAGTCAACTGAAGATTTTGATGAGTACCATGAAGTTGCTGCTAAGATGTTGCATCCAATCAGAGAGGATCATGTGAAGATTGTATTAGAGAAGTTCAATGAATTGTATTTTAAGTGCCAAGGAGTTGCTAGCGTTTCCTGGCTACATGGAATTTCAGTCTTAAATGGGAGG ATATGCATCATTATGAATTTGTGTGAGGGTTCAATTGGTGACAAGATGGCAGGACTCAAAGAAGGAAGGATTTCATTGAATGATGTCTTAAG GTATGGAATCAATCTAGCTCAAGGTGTTCAGGAACTTCACTCTAAAGGCAGCTTCATCCTGAACCTTAAACCTTTTAATGTTCTTCTCAATGATAATGATCAAGCAATTTTGGGAGATGTTGGTATTCCTAGCCTTTTGCTTGGCTCATCATTCCTGAGCTCAGACATGGCTAAGAGGCTTGGAACTCCAAATTACATGGCTCCAGAGCAATGGGAACCAGAGGTCAGAGGTCCTATATCCTTTGAAACAGATTCTTGGGGATTTGGGTGCACCATTGTCGAAATGTTGACTGGTAACCAACCTTGGTATGGATGTCCTGTTCGCAGAATATACCAGTCAGTTgttgaaaaacatgaaaaaccaAATATTCCAAGTGGCCTTCCTTCTTCAGTTGAGAATATCCTCAGTGGATGCTTTGAGTATGATTTGAGGAATCGCCCGTTAATGGTAGATATTCTGAGTGTCTTTCAAAg TGTGAATGATAGTCTTCTGGCAAGCATTTCTGGCTTCATCATGTTATTTTGTCTATATTTGCTTCCAAAATATTGTATCAAGAGAAAGTTCAAAGGTGTTGAAATTATAATATCTTTGGGTCTAGAGTTTGAACATgttctactactactactattattattattattattatttgtggcTACTGGTGCAGTTCTTACTTTTGTCTATGCAAATAAATTAACATGTTTGCTCCACATTTGA